In Actinoplanes sp. NBC_00393, a single genomic region encodes these proteins:
- a CDS encoding glycogen debranching N-terminal domain-containing protein → MSGRTVVAGTTCLLVGDDADLTGFFVDDCRHLSRLELRVPGPALRVLRSDPESTVYVPDSGRHADPPWAMVRRREVRPGRLVESLELTSFVAGPQTVEVGYAVAADFADQFELRSAGSFDKSDAVRGAEVNAGRVLYSYTRRGFSRANTLEAAPAAELSPDGVRWSVILPPQQSVTLQVTVSVSPAAAEAAVGGSMPTVARDDLARCVRQGLADLDALCMPAPGVPGAIVPAAGAPWFLTVFGRDSLLTSLFALQHRPELAAGTLQVLAATQGRVTDESRVEEPGKIIHETRRGELAISGEVPYARYYGSVDATPLFLMLLDVYHQVTGDDRLARQLEPAARAAAGWMLGPGGLTGGYLRYRTDLPGLVHHCWKDSADSMVFRDGTPAAGPIAVAEAQGYAYRALVGTARLATAVWSDPAWSARLTATAAELRDRFAADFRLPDGFVALALDANGSALDAPASNAGHVLWCGLLDGDWADTVASRLAGDEFFSGWGVRTLAAGQVPYHPLSYHRGGVWPHDTAITVAGLAAAGHSDEAARIADGLIAAASYTGGRLPELMTGLAREPGHGPVPYPHSCSPQAWAAAAPLLLLQARIGGWA, encoded by the coding sequence GTGAGCGGCCGCACGGTCGTCGCCGGCACCACCTGCCTGCTCGTCGGCGACGACGCGGATCTCACCGGTTTCTTCGTCGACGACTGCCGTCACCTGTCCCGGTTGGAGCTGCGCGTGCCGGGGCCGGCGCTGCGGGTGCTGCGCAGTGACCCCGAGTCGACGGTGTACGTGCCGGACAGCGGCCGGCACGCCGACCCGCCGTGGGCGATGGTCCGGCGCCGCGAGGTGCGGCCCGGCCGGCTGGTCGAGTCGCTGGAGCTGACCAGCTTCGTGGCCGGGCCGCAGACCGTCGAGGTGGGCTACGCGGTGGCGGCGGACTTCGCCGACCAGTTCGAGCTGCGCTCGGCGGGCAGCTTCGACAAGTCCGACGCGGTCCGTGGTGCCGAGGTGAACGCGGGCCGGGTGCTCTACTCGTACACCCGGCGGGGTTTCTCCCGCGCAAACACCCTCGAGGCGGCGCCGGCCGCCGAGCTCAGCCCCGACGGCGTCCGCTGGTCGGTGATCCTGCCGCCGCAGCAGTCGGTGACGTTGCAGGTCACGGTGTCGGTGTCGCCGGCAGCCGCCGAGGCGGCCGTTGGCGGCAGCATGCCCACGGTGGCCCGCGACGACCTGGCCCGATGCGTACGCCAGGGGCTCGCTGACCTCGATGCGCTGTGCATGCCGGCGCCGGGCGTGCCCGGGGCGATCGTGCCGGCCGCCGGCGCGCCCTGGTTCCTCACCGTCTTCGGCCGCGACAGCCTGCTGACCTCGCTGTTCGCGCTGCAGCACCGGCCGGAACTGGCCGCCGGCACGCTGCAGGTGCTGGCCGCCACCCAGGGCCGGGTCACCGACGAGTCCCGGGTGGAGGAACCCGGCAAGATCATCCACGAGACGCGGCGGGGTGAGCTCGCGATCTCCGGCGAGGTGCCGTACGCCCGCTACTACGGCTCGGTCGACGCGACCCCGCTGTTCCTCATGCTGCTCGACGTCTACCACCAGGTGACCGGCGACGACCGGCTGGCGCGGCAGCTGGAGCCGGCGGCGCGGGCCGCGGCCGGCTGGATGCTCGGCCCGGGCGGTCTCACCGGCGGCTATCTGCGCTACCGCACCGACCTGCCGGGCCTGGTGCATCACTGCTGGAAGGACTCGGCCGACTCGATGGTGTTCCGCGACGGCACGCCGGCCGCCGGGCCGATCGCGGTCGCTGAGGCTCAGGGGTACGCGTACCGCGCGCTTGTCGGCACCGCCCGGCTCGCCACCGCGGTGTGGTCCGACCCGGCCTGGTCCGCGAGGCTCACCGCCACCGCGGCCGAGCTGCGCGACCGGTTCGCCGCCGACTTCCGCCTGCCCGACGGGTTCGTCGCGCTCGCCCTCGACGCGAACGGCTCCGCCCTCGACGCGCCGGCCTCCAACGCCGGGCACGTGCTGTGGTGCGGGCTGCTCGACGGCGACTGGGCGGACACAGTGGCGTCGCGGCTCGCCGGCGACGAGTTCTTCTCCGGCTGGGGTGTGCGGACCTTGGCGGCCGGGCAGGTCCCGTACCACCCGCTGTCCTACCACCGGGGCGGCGTGTGGCCGCACGACACGGCGATCACGGTGGCCGGCCTGGCCGCCGCCGGGCACTCCGACGAGGCGGCGCGGATCGCCGACGGCCTGATCGCCGCAGCGTCCTACACGGGCGGCCGGCTGCCCGAGCTGATGACCGGCCTGGCCCGCGAACCGGGACACGGCCCGGTACCGTACCCGCATTCCTGCTCGCCGCAGGCGTGGGCCGCCGCTGCTCCCCTGCTGCTGCTCCAGGCCAGAATCGGAGGCTGGGCCTGA
- a CDS encoding MGH1-like glycoside hydrolase domain-containing protein, translating into MNAGLDRAARRVLIANWRRHATVPAARLYPHQWSWDSAFIAIGLRHLSPARAQRELESLFGAQWRDGRVPHIVFDPHVPADAYFPGPSFWRSGSVPQAPGVPTSGIMQPPAHALAAWLTYRADPAAARDRGFLPRLYPRLVAWHRYLATRRDLTGSGLMCVVHPWESGMDNSPAWDVPLSRIEPVPAGEFTRRDLNHAAAADRPTDTDYGRYVRLARDYRDAGYADSLAGHAFAVEDPLCNALLAAGEHALAAMATELGKDPDPHLAAAARLTEAMAATLYDPSAGIFFPRDAHTGSHLRSYSIGGLLPLVVPGLPVATELVKTALGDRFRLGEASPLPSYDLTAADHDPGRYWRGPGWVNTSWLFWHGLRLHGEPSLADDLRDRLLERVRDAGFREYFDPLTGAGHGTDEFSWTAALVLDLLRTP; encoded by the coding sequence GTGAACGCCGGCCTGGACCGGGCCGCGCGGCGGGTCCTGATCGCGAACTGGCGGCGGCACGCCACGGTGCCGGCCGCCCGGCTGTACCCGCATCAGTGGAGCTGGGACTCGGCGTTCATCGCCATCGGGCTGCGGCACCTGTCCCCCGCCCGCGCCCAGCGCGAGCTGGAGTCACTGTTCGGGGCGCAGTGGCGTGACGGACGCGTACCCCACATCGTTTTTGATCCGCACGTGCCGGCTGACGCCTACTTTCCGGGCCCGTCCTTCTGGCGCTCGGGGTCGGTGCCGCAGGCGCCGGGGGTGCCGACCTCCGGCATCATGCAGCCGCCGGCGCACGCCCTGGCGGCCTGGCTGACCTACCGGGCCGACCCGGCGGCGGCCCGCGACCGCGGCTTTCTGCCGCGCCTCTATCCGCGGCTGGTGGCCTGGCACCGCTACCTGGCCACCCGGCGGGATCTGACCGGCAGCGGGCTGATGTGCGTCGTGCATCCGTGGGAGTCCGGGATGGACAACAGCCCAGCCTGGGACGTGCCGCTGTCGCGCATCGAGCCGGTGCCGGCCGGCGAGTTCACCCGCCGCGACCTCAACCATGCGGCGGCCGCGGACCGGCCGACCGACACCGATTACGGCCGATATGTACGTCTGGCGCGCGACTACCGCGACGCCGGTTACGCCGATTCGCTGGCGGGGCACGCCTTCGCGGTGGAGGACCCGCTGTGCAACGCGCTGCTGGCCGCCGGCGAGCACGCGCTCGCGGCGATGGCCACCGAACTCGGCAAGGACCCCGACCCGCACCTTGCGGCCGCGGCCCGGCTCACCGAGGCCATGGCCGCCACCCTGTACGACCCGTCGGCCGGCATCTTCTTCCCGCGCGACGCGCACACCGGCTCGCACCTGCGGTCGTATTCGATCGGCGGTCTGCTGCCGCTGGTGGTGCCGGGTTTGCCGGTCGCCACCGAACTGGTCAAGACGGCGCTGGGCGACCGGTTCCGGCTCGGCGAGGCGAGCCCGCTGCCGTCGTACGACCTGACCGCCGCCGACCACGACCCCGGCCGTTACTGGCGCGGGCCCGGGTGGGTCAACACCAGCTGGCTGTTCTGGCACGGCCTGCGGCTGCACGGTGAGCCGTCGCTCGCCGACGACCTGCGGGACCGCCTGCTCGAGCGGGTGCGCGACGCCGGTTTCCGGGAGTACTTCGATCCGCTGACCGGCGCCGGGCACGGCACCGACGAGTTCAGCTGGACGGCGGCGCTGGTCCTCGACCTGCTGCGGACCCCGTGA
- a CDS encoding winged helix-turn-helix transcriptional regulator has product MPTAPADKSPRDCTIADALEVVGDRWSLLAVRELFYAQRRFTEIARNTGAPRDILTARLRKLVEHGVIAREEYSRRPPRYEYRLTDAGRALAPVLLTLKRWGHEHLRDGTDPVRFDHTCGHEFVAEVHCTACGDALATGQLTLQPSADGGADQRADAVGDRQARRTAEDEA; this is encoded by the coding sequence ATGCCGACAGCACCCGCCGACAAGAGCCCCAGGGACTGCACGATCGCCGACGCCCTCGAGGTCGTCGGCGACCGCTGGAGCCTGCTGGCGGTGCGGGAGCTGTTCTACGCGCAGCGGCGGTTCACCGAGATCGCCCGCAACACCGGCGCGCCCCGCGACATCCTGACCGCCCGGCTGCGCAAGCTGGTCGAGCACGGTGTGATCGCCCGCGAGGAGTACAGCCGGCGGCCACCGCGATACGAGTACCGCCTCACCGACGCCGGGCGGGCGCTGGCCCCGGTGCTGCTCACCCTGAAGCGGTGGGGACACGAGCACCTCAGAGACGGCACCGATCCGGTGCGCTTCGACCACACCTGCGGGCACGAGTTCGTGGCCGAGGTGCACTGCACGGCCTGCGGTGACGCGCTCGCAACCGGGCAGCTGACCCTGCAGCCGTCAGCCGACGGCGGTGCCGACCAGCGCGCCGATGCCGTAGGTGACCGCCAGGCCCGCCGTACCGCCGAGGACGAGGCGTAG
- a CDS encoding fibronectin type III domain-containing protein produces the protein MAAYLVVGDRVVRFRPGWMIDELSVTAPKSVAVTRNGSVYVAATLGDDQGVLEINHDMTVGDDLLLGPLSVDDIAVDDGEALYAASAAEHKIVKRTEAGAEHPLATPGLAPVSIAVSRNGADVYFADRTTRTVYRYDPDGSTPVMEDVVANDLAVDRAGVLYVADNDTRKVFSVSADEDPEQVIEASGSIPVSLALAESGELFVAMDDGSASPVIDGELGPEELYFGGPITSLVFRALPKAPTGVDAVPGDGKVTVSWEAADDNGGAPVTSYIVSTFLENGNNFDPADGLTCETAQTSCEIAGLENGTNYAFYVHATNTEAPDRSGRSAASEMSFSVHPYAPPDAPTGLQAVPGNGAATLAFTPGDNNGATVSGWEVSSDGVTWLNVPGVKLDSGEVEVVVGGLENDTPTEVFVRATTEEYDGQDFVPGVAASRIVTADADLPGSPGPLGVRPDNGSAALMFLTPEDAGDSEISGYEVSTGGVWQPLTVVEMNPGPEPGPGPEPEPSAEAEPEPSAEAEPEPSAEAEPEPSAEVEPEPSAEAEPEPSAETEPEPSAEAEPEPSAEAEPEPSAEAGPEPSVEAEPEPEASEGAEAANAGVVMLTATVEGLTNYKPTWIRVRATNDTGAGVYTFGMVVPTDVPADRPTVVWMRMGYREITLSFTEVAGASSYQVQLNGEEWQDLSFGDDPLDGLVRGILVGLRPAVYRLRLRAVDEAGEPMPESMEFPVSLLEPPQPLDTFGAVAGNTSALLYLMPGGDGGDPGNLRYEVSTNGGARWDVIEFTPIEDSDKLGATLTGLVNDEELEVWVRAVNSVDAGPHSTVLVTPTATPETTPPTPEPSESASPTAAPPTSAAPTTAPPTTVPPTTAAPTTLPPTTAAPTTVPTTVPPTTAAPTSAAPTSAAPSKTTAPPTSTPPTTPPTTAPTVTSPAPTTAPTTSPSESPTPDLVAPLAPTGVSATAGLASITVSWNPPADNGATITGYRATASPGGASCSTTGATSCVVGGAAGTAYRFNVVALSAAGESAASPSSNAVVPTELTVPTAPPETNEPLITPDGPITSAEPGGTLTMSGSGYAPFSEVTLAVYSEPRVLGTVTTDANGAFETEIQVPDGLSLGKHSFVAAGVDKFGNFRALRLDLTVAEDTSKEKLPVTGSATLWMIAAGFASVLTGAAMRGVRR, from the coding sequence ATGGCAGCGTATTTGGTCGTGGGCGACCGGGTCGTCCGTTTCCGTCCCGGCTGGATGATCGACGAACTTTCCGTCACCGCGCCGAAGTCGGTCGCCGTGACCCGGAACGGTTCGGTTTACGTCGCCGCGACGCTGGGTGACGACCAGGGCGTCTTGGAGATCAACCACGACATGACTGTCGGCGACGATCTCCTCCTCGGTCCGCTGAGTGTCGACGACATCGCGGTGGACGACGGCGAGGCCCTCTACGCGGCCTCCGCCGCCGAGCACAAGATCGTGAAGCGTACGGAAGCGGGGGCGGAGCACCCACTGGCCACGCCGGGCCTTGCCCCGGTCTCAATCGCCGTCAGCCGCAACGGCGCTGACGTCTACTTCGCGGACCGGACCACCCGAACCGTCTACCGGTATGACCCCGACGGGTCGACGCCGGTGATGGAGGATGTGGTGGCGAACGATCTCGCGGTCGACCGTGCAGGCGTTCTGTACGTCGCGGACAACGACACCCGCAAGGTCTTCTCCGTGAGTGCCGATGAGGACCCGGAGCAGGTCATCGAGGCCTCCGGCAGCATTCCGGTGTCGCTGGCGCTGGCCGAGAGCGGCGAACTCTTCGTGGCGATGGACGACGGTAGCGCCTCTCCCGTGATCGACGGTGAGTTGGGGCCCGAGGAGCTCTACTTCGGCGGGCCGATCACCTCCCTGGTGTTTCGGGCCTTGCCCAAAGCGCCGACCGGGGTCGACGCCGTGCCCGGCGACGGGAAGGTGACCGTCAGCTGGGAGGCGGCCGACGACAACGGTGGCGCGCCCGTGACCAGCTACATCGTCAGCACGTTCCTGGAGAACGGCAACAACTTCGACCCGGCCGACGGGTTGACCTGTGAGACGGCCCAGACCAGTTGTGAGATCGCGGGGCTGGAGAACGGCACGAACTACGCCTTCTACGTGCACGCGACGAACACCGAAGCGCCGGACCGCTCCGGCCGCTCCGCCGCCAGCGAGATGTCCTTTTCGGTCCATCCGTACGCGCCGCCGGACGCGCCGACCGGGCTCCAGGCGGTACCGGGAAACGGAGCCGCCACGCTCGCGTTCACCCCGGGCGACAACAACGGCGCCACTGTCAGCGGCTGGGAGGTCTCGTCCGACGGCGTGACCTGGCTGAATGTTCCCGGGGTGAAGCTGGACTCCGGCGAGGTCGAGGTGGTGGTCGGGGGATTGGAGAACGACACGCCCACGGAGGTGTTCGTGCGCGCCACCACCGAGGAGTACGACGGACAGGACTTCGTCCCCGGTGTTGCCGCCAGCAGGATCGTCACGGCGGACGCGGACCTGCCTGGTTCTCCCGGCCCGCTCGGTGTGCGGCCGGATAATGGGTCGGCGGCGCTGATGTTTCTCACGCCCGAGGATGCCGGCGACTCGGAGATCTCCGGCTACGAGGTGAGCACCGGCGGCGTGTGGCAGCCCCTCACCGTCGTGGAGATGAACCCGGGACCGGAGCCAGGCCCGGGCCCAGAGCCGGAGCCGTCAGCGGAGGCAGAGCCGGAGCCGTCTGCGGAAGCGGAGCCGGAGCCGTCGGCGGAAGCGGAGCCGGAACCGTCTGCCGAGGTAGAGCCGGAGCCGTCAGCGGAGGCAGAACCGGAACCGTCAGCGGAAACGGAGCCGGAACCGTCTGCCGAGGCAGAGCCGGAGCCGTCAGCGGAGGCAGAACCGGAGCCGTCTGCGGAAGCGGGGCCGGAACCGTCAGTGGAGGCAGAACCGGAACCGGAAGCGAGTGAGGGCGCGGAAGCCGCCAACGCGGGCGTCGTCATGCTGACGGCGACGGTCGAAGGTCTGACCAACTACAAGCCGACCTGGATTCGGGTGCGGGCGACGAACGACACGGGCGCCGGGGTCTACACGTTCGGCATGGTCGTCCCGACGGATGTTCCCGCGGATCGACCGACGGTTGTGTGGATGCGAATGGGCTACCGCGAGATCACCCTCAGCTTCACCGAGGTCGCCGGTGCCAGCAGCTACCAGGTGCAGCTCAACGGCGAGGAGTGGCAGGACCTCAGCTTCGGCGATGATCCGCTGGACGGCCTGGTCCGCGGCATTCTGGTCGGTCTGCGGCCTGCCGTGTACCGGCTGCGGCTGCGCGCCGTCGACGAAGCCGGGGAGCCCATGCCGGAGAGTATGGAGTTTCCGGTCTCCCTCCTGGAACCACCGCAGCCGCTGGACACGTTCGGGGCCGTGGCCGGCAACACGTCGGCGCTGCTGTACCTGATGCCGGGAGGCGACGGCGGCGACCCCGGCAACCTGAGGTATGAGGTGAGTACCAACGGCGGCGCACGGTGGGACGTCATCGAGTTCACGCCGATTGAGGACTCCGACAAGCTGGGGGCCACGCTGACCGGCCTGGTGAACGACGAAGAGCTGGAGGTTTGGGTTCGTGCGGTCAACAGCGTCGATGCGGGGCCACACTCCACCGTGCTGGTGACGCCGACGGCCACACCCGAGACGACACCTCCGACCCCGGAGCCGTCAGAGTCGGCTTCGCCGACCGCAGCGCCGCCTACCTCGGCTGCACCGACGACCGCGCCGCCGACGACCGTGCCGCCGACGACTGCGGCACCCACGACCCTGCCGCCGACGACCGCGGCACCCACGACGGTGCCGACGACTGTGCCGCCCACCACTGCGGCGCCCACGTCAGCAGCGCCTACGTCTGCGGCTCCGTCGAAGACCACCGCACCGCCGACGAGCACACCGCCCACGACACCGCCGACCACCGCGCCGACGGTCACCTCGCCGGCGCCGACGACGGCACCGACAACGAGCCCGTCCGAGTCTCCGACGCCGGATCTGGTGGCGCCGCTCGCGCCCACCGGGGTTTCGGCCACCGCCGGCCTCGCGTCGATCACCGTGTCGTGGAACCCGCCCGCCGACAACGGCGCGACGATCACCGGCTACCGGGCTACGGCCTCACCCGGCGGGGCGAGCTGTTCCACCACCGGCGCCACGAGTTGTGTGGTGGGTGGTGCGGCCGGCACCGCGTACCGATTCAATGTGGTGGCCCTCTCGGCCGCCGGCGAGTCTGCGGCCTCGCCGTCCTCGAATGCCGTCGTGCCGACCGAGTTGACCGTGCCCACCGCGCCGCCGGAGACCAACGAACCGCTGATCACCCCGGACGGCCCGATCACCTCGGCGGAGCCGGGCGGGACGTTGACGATGTCCGGTAGCGGCTATGCGCCGTTCTCCGAGGTGACCCTCGCGGTCTACTCGGAGCCGCGCGTTCTGGGCACCGTCACGACCGACGCCAACGGCGCCTTCGAGACGGAGATCCAGGTGCCGGACGGTCTCAGCCTCGGCAAACACTCGTTCGTCGCGGCCGGTGTCGACAAGTTCGGCAACTTCCGGGCGCTGCGGCTGGACCTGACCGTCGCGGAGGACACCAGCAAGGAGAAGCTGCCGGTCACCGGTTCGGCGACGCTCTGGATGATCGCCGCCGGTTTCGCCAGTGTGCTCACCGGGGCGGCGATGCGGGGCGTGCGGAGGTGA
- a CDS encoding sugar phosphate isomerase/epimerase family protein, which produces MIKISCQEQMLPGQTLQEKFAFARDAGYDGIELRARGDFAFRERLPELRRAAGDGVVMPSVCVDMSHFFGAFDPELRRDAIAQLKSQLTVMAEVGGPGAVVCTPASWGMFSRRLPPFEPPRSEQEDRAVLLDGLAELGEHAEREGAILALEPLNRYEDHMVNRLEQAVELIDAVGLPSVRVLADTYHMNIEEDEPTSALVRAAAHLGHVQVSDSNRLQPGAGHLDWSALLGTLDAVGYRGWLALECRLRGEPATAVAGVPGFLRRHDVSVLV; this is translated from the coding sequence ATGATCAAGATTTCGTGTCAGGAGCAGATGCTGCCCGGGCAGACGTTGCAGGAGAAGTTCGCGTTCGCCCGCGACGCCGGCTATGACGGCATCGAGCTGCGTGCCCGCGGTGATTTCGCGTTCCGGGAGCGGCTGCCGGAGCTGCGCCGGGCGGCGGGCGACGGTGTGGTGATGCCGTCGGTGTGCGTCGACATGTCGCATTTCTTCGGCGCCTTCGATCCGGAGTTGCGCCGCGACGCCATCGCCCAGCTCAAGTCGCAGCTGACGGTGATGGCCGAGGTGGGCGGGCCGGGCGCGGTGGTCTGCACGCCGGCGTCGTGGGGGATGTTCTCGCGGCGGCTGCCGCCGTTCGAGCCGCCGCGCAGCGAGCAGGAGGACCGGGCGGTGCTGCTGGACGGCCTCGCCGAGCTGGGTGAGCACGCCGAGCGCGAAGGCGCGATTCTCGCGCTGGAGCCGCTGAACCGGTACGAGGACCACATGGTGAACCGGCTGGAGCAGGCGGTCGAGCTGATCGATGCGGTGGGACTGCCGTCGGTGCGGGTGCTGGCCGACACTTACCACATGAACATCGAGGAGGATGAGCCCACGTCGGCGCTGGTCCGGGCCGCCGCGCACCTGGGTCATGTGCAGGTCAGCGACTCCAACCGGTTGCAGCCCGGGGCGGGGCACCTGGACTGGTCGGCGCTGCTGGGCACCCTCGACGCGGTCGGTTACCGGGGGTGGCTGGCGCTGGAGTGCCGGCTGCGGGGCGAACCAGCAACCGCTGTCGCCGGGGTTCCCGGCTTTCTGCGCCGCCACGACGTCAGTGTGCTGGTGTGA
- a CDS encoding VIT1/CCC1 transporter family protein: MVMHPGEPHDAGVAGRLNWLRAGVLGANDGILSTAGLVVGVAGATTSTGAILTAGVAGLVAGAVSMALGEYVSVSSQRDAERALLAKERRELAEFPEQELAELVELYEEKGLSTATARQVALELTAKDAFAAHADVELHLDPDELTNPWQAAAASAVAFTAGSLLPLTAILLPPPPVRVAVAFAVVIAALTGTGYLSARLGGARPGRAVLRLVLGGTAGLAVTYGIGALVGTAVG; this comes from the coding sequence ATGGTGATGCATCCGGGTGAGCCACACGACGCCGGCGTCGCCGGACGGCTGAACTGGCTGCGCGCCGGCGTGCTCGGCGCCAACGACGGCATCCTGTCGACGGCGGGCCTGGTCGTCGGCGTGGCCGGCGCGACCACCTCGACCGGCGCCATCCTCACCGCCGGGGTGGCCGGTCTGGTCGCCGGCGCGGTGTCGATGGCGCTGGGCGAATACGTGTCGGTCAGCAGCCAGCGCGACGCCGAACGGGCCCTGCTGGCGAAGGAACGCCGGGAACTGGCCGAGTTCCCCGAGCAGGAGCTGGCCGAACTCGTCGAGCTGTACGAGGAGAAAGGACTCAGCACGGCGACCGCCCGGCAGGTGGCCCTGGAGCTGACCGCCAAGGACGCGTTCGCCGCGCACGCCGACGTCGAGCTGCACCTCGACCCGGACGAGCTGACCAACCCGTGGCAGGCCGCCGCAGCGTCCGCGGTCGCGTTCACCGCGGGTTCGCTGCTGCCGTTGACGGCGATCCTGCTGCCGCCGCCGCCGGTGCGGGTCGCGGTCGCGTTCGCCGTGGTCATCGCCGCGCTCACCGGCACCGGGTATCTGAGCGCCCGGCTCGGCGGCGCCCGGCCGGGCCGGGCCGTGCTACGCCTCGTCCTCGGCGGTACGGCGGGCCTGGCGGTCACCTACGGCATCGGCGCGCTGGTCGGCACCGCCGTCGGCTGA
- a CDS encoding SGNH/GDSL hydrolase family protein: MTQLLTETTDPDVLAPAQAARILAGAPWRRFGVFGDSLSLGVGDTTPGYDGLGWPARVERALRRVHPDLAYLNTARIGATTVQALQEQAQRINEFGPDLLHLNSGANDIMRRTPDWGRIEDDLRAMYEWASSTGAHLSVFTLGRAFVIPALPDFGERVARLNAITRTLAAEYGAVVADCWDHPLNDRPDLLSADRIHFATTGQAVIASLLIEALGERLR; this comes from the coding sequence ATGACCCAACTGCTGACCGAAACCACGGATCCCGACGTCCTGGCGCCGGCGCAGGCCGCGAGGATCCTCGCCGGCGCCCCCTGGCGACGATTCGGCGTCTTCGGGGACAGCCTGTCCCTCGGCGTCGGCGACACCACGCCGGGCTACGACGGTCTGGGCTGGCCGGCGCGGGTCGAGCGGGCACTGCGGCGCGTCCACCCCGACCTGGCCTATCTCAACACCGCGAGGATCGGCGCGACCACCGTGCAGGCACTGCAGGAACAGGCGCAGCGGATCAACGAATTCGGCCCCGATCTGCTGCACCTCAACAGCGGCGCCAACGACATCATGCGGCGCACGCCCGACTGGGGCCGGATCGAGGACGACCTGCGAGCGATGTACGAGTGGGCGAGCTCAACCGGCGCCCACCTGAGCGTCTTCACCCTCGGTCGCGCGTTCGTGATCCCGGCCCTGCCTGACTTCGGCGAACGCGTCGCCCGCCTCAACGCCATCACCCGCACACTCGCGGCGGAGTACGGCGCGGTCGTCGCCGACTGCTGGGACCATCCGCTGAACGATCGGCCCGACCTGCTCAGCGCGGACCGAATCCACTTCGCCACCACCGGGCAGGCGGTCATCGCCAGCCTGCTGATCGAAGCGCTGGGAGAACGCCTGCGCTGA
- a CDS encoding MerR family transcriptional regulator: protein MSGGLRTGEVAEQAGVNIQTLRYYERRGLLAEPHRSLGGHRLYPPDTVALLQVIKAAQRLGFTLDEVAELLDAGRRRHPGADLRQRAIDKIGEIDRRIADLTTIRATLAEVVEARCDSLTNCTCSDCPIPYLTIGSADRAAGENE, encoded by the coding sequence GTGAGCGGCGGGCTGCGCACCGGCGAGGTCGCCGAGCAGGCCGGCGTCAACATTCAGACGCTGCGCTACTACGAGCGGCGCGGGCTGCTGGCCGAACCGCACCGCTCGCTCGGCGGGCACCGCCTCTATCCGCCCGACACCGTCGCCCTGCTCCAGGTGATCAAGGCGGCGCAGCGGCTCGGGTTCACCCTCGACGAGGTCGCTGAACTGCTCGACGCCGGCCGGCGCCGGCATCCCGGTGCGGACCTGCGGCAACGCGCGATCGACAAGATCGGCGAGATCGACCGGAGGATCGCCGACCTGACGACGATCCGGGCCACGCTCGCCGAAGTCGTCGAGGCCCGCTGCGACAGCCTCACCAACTGCACGTGCTCCGACTGCCCGATCCCGTACCTGACAATCGGCTCCGCCGACCGAGCTGCCGGAGAGAACGAATGA